Proteins from a genomic interval of Marmoricola sp. OAE513:
- the pth gene encoding aminoacyl-tRNA hydrolase translates to MTDDVWLIVGLGNPGPTYAGTRHNIGYLVVDELARRMGGSLKSHKSGRAEVLEGRLAPPGAPAPKVILGRARGYMNESGGPVSTLAKFYGVAPDHVIAVHDELDIDFGTLRIKFGGGDNGHNGLKSMRSSLGTGDFFRVRAGIGRPPGRQNPADFVLGNYSTVERKELPFQIDSAADAIECLIEKGLEETQQRFNR, encoded by the coding sequence GTGACTGACGACGTCTGGCTGATCGTCGGGCTGGGGAATCCCGGCCCGACGTACGCCGGCACCCGTCACAACATCGGCTACCTGGTGGTCGACGAGCTCGCCCGACGCATGGGCGGCTCGCTGAAGTCCCACAAGTCCGGTCGCGCCGAGGTCCTGGAGGGCCGGCTGGCACCCCCGGGTGCGCCGGCTCCGAAAGTGATCCTCGGGCGCGCCCGCGGCTACATGAACGAGTCCGGGGGACCGGTCTCGACGCTGGCGAAGTTCTACGGGGTCGCCCCGGACCACGTCATCGCCGTGCACGACGAGCTGGACATCGACTTCGGCACGCTGCGGATCAAGTTCGGCGGCGGCGACAACGGCCACAACGGACTGAAGTCGATGCGCTCCTCCCTGGGTACCGGTGACTTCTTCCGGGTCCGCGCCGGCATCGGCCGCCCTCCGGGCAGGCAGAATCCCGCCGACTTCGTGCTCGGCAACTACTCGACGGTCGAGCGCAAGGAGCTCCCGTTCCAGATCGACAGTGCCGCCGACGCGATCGAGTGCCTGATCGAGAAGGGCCTGGAGGAGACTCAGCAGCGCTTCAATCGCTGA
- a CDS encoding 3'(2'),5'-bisphosphate nucleotidase CysQ, with the protein MTDFDPGTPPAEALENDHLFAAWTATVAGELLQQVRASGLEGKALKDAGDLASHELLMSLFAEHKPADAVLSEEEHRGTSGANNRLETPRVWIIDPVDGTREYSEPPRDDWAVHVALWQEGALVAGAVAQPGLGRTFHTGQPPVVPARTAPRPRIAVSRTRPPKFVEELAKVIDAELVPMGSAGAKVISVTRDVTDAYVHAGGQYEWDSAAPVAVARAAGLFTSRVDGSELLYNQREVRLPDLIVCRPELAEPILAFVREHGTD; encoded by the coding sequence GTGACTGACTTCGATCCCGGTACGCCGCCCGCCGAGGCCCTCGAGAACGACCACCTCTTCGCTGCCTGGACGGCGACGGTGGCTGGTGAGCTGCTCCAGCAGGTCCGCGCCAGCGGGCTGGAGGGCAAGGCGCTCAAGGACGCCGGCGACCTCGCGTCGCACGAGCTCCTGATGAGCCTGTTCGCCGAGCACAAGCCGGCCGACGCCGTGCTGTCGGAGGAGGAGCACCGCGGGACCTCCGGGGCGAACAACCGTCTCGAGACCCCGCGCGTCTGGATCATCGACCCGGTCGACGGCACCCGGGAGTACTCCGAACCCCCGCGCGACGACTGGGCCGTGCACGTCGCCCTGTGGCAGGAGGGCGCCCTCGTCGCGGGCGCCGTCGCCCAGCCCGGCCTCGGCCGAACCTTCCACACCGGTCAGCCGCCGGTCGTCCCGGCACGGACGGCTCCGCGCCCGCGCATCGCGGTGTCGCGCACCCGACCGCCGAAGTTCGTCGAGGAGCTCGCCAAGGTGATCGATGCCGAGCTCGTCCCGATGGGGTCGGCCGGCGCCAAGGTCATCTCGGTGACCCGCGACGTCACCGACGCCTACGTGCACGCCGGAGGTCAGTACGAGTGGGACTCGGCCGCCCCGGTCGCGGTCGCTCGCGCGGCCGGCCTGTTCACCAGCCGTGTCGACGGCTCCGAGCTGCTGTACAACCAACGCGAGGTCCGGCTGCCCGACCTCATCGTCTGTCGTCCGGAGCTCGCGGAGCCGATCCTGGCCTTCGTGCGCGAGCACGGAACTGACTGA
- a CDS encoding carotenoid biosynthesis protein, which yields MDELLYSMTHRWYVTLFLVSFLVLGYLEQRWKRTLFWTASGYLITLAAEWGSINHQFPFGDYKYVESGLSKDLMVFGVPFFDSLSFAFLSYVSFAFAQFLMSPVRRRGLDVQRVTSRRIRNSLTTLVLASFLLVVIDWVTDPVSLLGEHTFLGQIYRYPDPGYHWGITQANYIGWFFVGIAIIGVNQLFDAYLAKKEVASGTVPTQHRLPLQGLFAPLFWAGIVIFQLGMTYWVGWSYDLKHVAVADRPEFVHDVRNLFFCGLYIVLPILFLTYVHLTRGDGEPKPEEIAAWERDFPEAPA from the coding sequence ATGGACGAACTTCTGTACTCCATGACGCACCGTTGGTACGTGACCTTGTTCCTGGTTTCGTTCCTCGTGCTGGGTTACCTGGAGCAGCGGTGGAAGCGGACCCTCTTCTGGACCGCCTCGGGATACCTGATCACGCTCGCGGCCGAGTGGGGGTCGATCAACCACCAGTTCCCGTTCGGCGACTACAAGTACGTCGAGTCGGGGCTGAGCAAGGACCTGATGGTCTTCGGCGTCCCGTTCTTCGACTCGCTGTCGTTCGCCTTCCTGTCCTACGTGTCGTTCGCGTTCGCGCAGTTCCTGATGTCGCCCGTACGGCGCCGGGGGCTCGACGTCCAGCGGGTCACGTCACGACGGATCCGCAACAGCCTCACGACCCTGGTGCTGGCGTCGTTCCTGCTGGTCGTCATCGACTGGGTCACCGACCCGGTCTCGCTGCTCGGCGAGCACACCTTCCTGGGGCAGATCTACCGCTACCCCGATCCGGGCTACCACTGGGGGATCACCCAGGCGAACTACATCGGCTGGTTCTTCGTCGGGATCGCGATCATCGGGGTCAACCAGCTCTTCGACGCCTACCTCGCCAAGAAGGAGGTGGCGTCGGGAACCGTCCCCACCCAGCACCGTCTCCCGTTGCAAGGATTGTTCGCCCCGCTGTTCTGGGCCGGCATCGTGATCTTCCAGCTCGGCATGACGTACTGGGTCGGCTGGTCGTACGACCTGAAGCACGTCGCGGTCGCCGACCGACCGGAGTTCGTGCACGACGTCCGTAACCTCTTCTTCTGCGGGCTCTACATCGTGCTGCCGATCCTGTTCCTGACGTACGTGCACTTGACCCGCGGTGACGGAGAGCCGAAGCCGGAGGAGATCGCAGCGTGGGAGCGGGACTTCCCGGAGGCCCCCGCCTAG
- the ligD gene encoding non-homologous end-joining DNA ligase has product MGEAIELEVDNRVVRISNPDRVYFPARGETKLDLVEYYLSVGDGIVNALRERPCMLHRFPKGVDGEKVHQKRLPSGAPDWMETVQVFFPRWKRTADELCVTEIAQVVWAVQMSTVEFHPWNSRRADVEKPDEWRIDLDPGPECTWQTVQRVAHVAHEVLEDLGAVGYPKTSGGSGMHIYVRVQPDHDHQGVRRAALAFAREVERRSDEVTTAWWRKDRDPADLFVDYNQNARDHTIAAAYSVRGNAEGTVSAPIAWSEIDDCEPGDFTIATMPDRYGRLGDLHHDIDDHVFDLAPLLEWADRDEREGQDTPPEPGEA; this is encoded by the coding sequence ATGGGAGAGGCGATCGAGCTCGAGGTCGACAACCGGGTCGTGCGCATCTCCAACCCGGACCGGGTCTACTTCCCGGCCCGCGGGGAGACCAAGCTCGACCTGGTCGAGTACTACCTCTCCGTCGGCGACGGCATCGTCAACGCACTGCGCGAGCGCCCGTGCATGCTGCACCGCTTCCCCAAGGGTGTGGACGGCGAGAAGGTCCACCAGAAGCGGCTGCCCTCGGGCGCGCCGGACTGGATGGAGACCGTGCAGGTGTTCTTCCCGCGGTGGAAGCGCACCGCCGATGAGCTGTGCGTCACCGAGATCGCGCAGGTCGTGTGGGCCGTCCAGATGAGCACCGTCGAGTTCCATCCCTGGAACAGTCGCCGCGCTGACGTCGAGAAGCCCGACGAGTGGCGCATCGACCTCGACCCCGGTCCGGAGTGCACCTGGCAGACCGTGCAGCGCGTGGCGCACGTGGCTCACGAGGTCCTCGAGGATCTGGGCGCCGTCGGGTACCCGAAGACCAGTGGCGGCTCCGGGATGCACATCTACGTACGCGTGCAGCCCGACCACGACCACCAGGGCGTACGCCGCGCAGCGCTCGCCTTCGCCCGCGAGGTCGAGCGCCGCAGCGACGAGGTGACGACTGCCTGGTGGCGCAAGGACCGGGATCCCGCCGACCTGTTCGTCGACTACAACCAGAACGCGCGCGACCACACGATCGCGGCGGCGTACTCGGTGCGCGGCAACGCGGAGGGGACAGTCAGCGCACCGATCGCCTGGAGCGAGATCGACGACTGCGAGCCAGGTGACTTCACGATCGCGACGATGCCCGACCGCTACGGGCGGCTCGGCGACCTGCACCACGACATCGACGACCACGTCTTCGACCTCGCGCCGCTGCTGGAGTGGGCCGACCGGGACGAGCGTGAGGGCCAGGACACACCGCCGGAGCCGGGCGAGGCGTGA
- a CDS encoding succinic semialdehyde dehydrogenase, translating into MSVNPSTQLPADPEHDPRASYAFEPEYVAALTDRLIATAGTGVTSYAPATGKPLAVIPQSNEADVKEAYARARRAQAAWARTSLDHRAELLLRLHDIVLDRQDEIIDLICWESGKARKHAFDEPLHIALTARYYARTAHQHLDTEGRIGVIPGLTRAEVNRVPKGVVGIISPWNYPFTMALCDGIPALLAGNAVVTKPDAQTMLSALLGAQLLEEAGFPKDLWNVVAGPGRELGTPIIDRADYICFTGSTATGKIIAKQAADRLIGCSLELGGKNPILILRDADLDKAAEGAVRACFSNAGQLCVSTERMFIADQVYDRFKEKFVAATKAMNLSAGLEWGSDMGSLISQDQLDTVTAHVEDAVAQGAVVLAGGKPRPDLGPYFFEPTILEGVTPEMTCFGTETFGPVISLYRFHDEADAIARANDGEYGLNASIYTRDIKRGRIIARQIKCGTVNINEAFGATFASIDAPMGGMRESGMGRRQGSEGIHRYTETQAVASQSLLRFSPQFGLNDEQYAKVMTLSLRAMKKMGRA; encoded by the coding sequence ATGAGCGTGAACCCCTCGACCCAGCTGCCTGCCGATCCCGAGCACGACCCGCGCGCGTCGTACGCGTTCGAGCCTGAGTACGTCGCCGCCCTCACCGACCGGTTGATCGCCACCGCCGGCACCGGCGTGACCTCGTACGCGCCGGCCACCGGCAAGCCGCTCGCGGTGATCCCGCAGTCGAACGAGGCTGACGTCAAGGAGGCCTATGCCCGCGCCCGCCGTGCGCAGGCGGCCTGGGCGCGCACGTCGCTCGACCACCGCGCCGAGCTCCTGCTCCGGTTGCACGACATCGTGCTGGACCGCCAGGACGAGATCATCGACCTCATCTGCTGGGAGTCGGGCAAGGCCCGCAAGCACGCGTTCGACGAGCCGCTGCACATCGCGCTCACCGCGCGCTACTACGCGCGTACCGCTCACCAGCACCTCGACACCGAAGGGCGGATCGGCGTCATCCCCGGTCTCACCCGCGCCGAGGTCAACCGCGTGCCCAAGGGCGTCGTCGGGATCATCTCGCCGTGGAACTACCCGTTCACGATGGCTCTGTGCGACGGCATCCCCGCGCTGCTCGCCGGCAACGCCGTGGTCACCAAGCCGGACGCGCAGACGATGCTCTCCGCCCTGCTCGGTGCCCAGCTGCTCGAGGAAGCCGGCTTCCCGAAGGACCTCTGGAACGTCGTCGCCGGCCCGGGTCGCGAGCTGGGTACGCCGATCATCGACCGCGCCGACTACATCTGCTTCACCGGCTCGACCGCGACCGGCAAGATCATCGCCAAGCAGGCTGCTGACCGTCTGATCGGCTGCTCGCTCGAGCTCGGGGGCAAGAACCCGATCCTGATCCTGCGCGACGCCGACCTCGACAAGGCGGCCGAGGGCGCCGTGCGCGCATGCTTCTCGAACGCCGGCCAGCTCTGCGTCTCGACCGAGCGGATGTTCATCGCCGACCAGGTCTACGACCGTTTCAAGGAGAAGTTCGTCGCCGCCACCAAGGCGATGAACCTCTCGGCCGGTCTGGAGTGGGGCAGCGACATGGGCTCGTTGATCAGCCAGGACCAGCTCGACACGGTCACCGCCCACGTCGAGGACGCCGTTGCTCAGGGAGCTGTCGTCCTCGCCGGCGGCAAGCCCCGCCCCGACCTCGGCCCGTACTTCTTCGAGCCGACGATCCTCGAGGGTGTCACCCCGGAGATGACCTGCTTCGGCACCGAGACCTTCGGCCCGGTGATCAGCCTGTACCGCTTCCACGACGAGGCCGACGCGATCGCGCGCGCCAACGACGGTGAGTACGGTCTGAACGCCTCGATCTACACCCGCGACATCAAGCGGGGCCGGATCATCGCGCGCCAGATCAAGTGCGGGACGGTCAACATCAACGAGGCCTTCGGTGCGACGTTCGCCAGCATCGACGCGCCCATGGGTGGCATGCGCGAGTCCGGGATGGGTCGGCGCCAGGGCAGCGAGGGCATCCACCGGTACACCGAGACCCAGGCGGTCGCCTCCCAGTCGCTGCTGCGCTTCAGCCCGCAGTTCGGTCTGAACGACGAGCAGTACGCCAAGGTGATGACGTTGAGCCTGCGGGCCATGAAGAAGATGGGACGGGCCTGA
- a CDS encoding GMC family oxidoreductase, with protein sequence MAEFDFDVLIIGSGFGGSVSALRLTEKGYKVAVIEAGARFEDQDFAENSWDVKRYLFRPEVGCYGIQRIDALKDCMIVSGAGVGGGSLVYANTLYEPLDAFYRDPSWAHITDWKSELAPYYDQAKRMLGVVENPLRTAADDVMYKVAQDMGVEETYHPTPVGVFFGGPGETHHDTIKDPFFGGAGPDRVPCKACGECMTGCRHNSKNTLVKNYLYLAERAGARVMPLSTVTRIRPHETDSEGCVGYDVTIKYTKAKRATARSTRTLTAEHVIVAAASLGTQRLLHTMKDEHHLPAISDRLGYLSRTNSESILGAIAPSTSKVDYSRGVAITSSFHPDEHTHIEPVRYGKGSNFMSLMQTVLTDDSGPEPRWQKWLKEMWTQRRNIKELYDFKHWSERTVIALVMQTVDNSITTFNKKIPGTNISYLSSRQGHGTPNPTWIPVANEAVTKMAEIVDGTAGGSIGEPFNRPLTAHFIGGCTIGDSIETGVIDPYQRVYGHPNLHIADGSAISANLGVNPSLTITAQAERAMSFWPNKGEEDPRPALGTAYERIEPVAPNSPVVPAGAPGALHLPIVAVS encoded by the coding sequence ATGGCAGAGTTCGACTTCGATGTGCTGATCATCGGCTCCGGCTTCGGAGGCTCGGTGAGCGCACTGCGCCTGACCGAGAAGGGCTACAAGGTCGCCGTGATCGAGGCTGGTGCCCGGTTCGAGGACCAGGACTTCGCCGAGAACTCGTGGGACGTGAAGCGGTACCTCTTCCGTCCCGAGGTCGGTTGCTACGGCATCCAGCGGATCGACGCGCTCAAGGACTGCATGATCGTCTCCGGTGCAGGGGTCGGCGGCGGCTCCCTGGTCTACGCGAACACGCTCTACGAGCCGCTGGACGCGTTCTACCGCGACCCGTCCTGGGCGCACATCACCGACTGGAAGTCCGAGCTGGCGCCGTACTACGACCAGGCGAAGCGGATGCTCGGCGTCGTGGAGAACCCGCTGCGGACGGCGGCGGACGACGTCATGTACAAGGTCGCCCAGGACATGGGCGTCGAGGAGACCTACCACCCGACCCCCGTCGGGGTGTTCTTCGGCGGTCCGGGCGAGACCCACCACGACACCATCAAGGACCCCTTCTTCGGTGGCGCCGGCCCTGACCGCGTTCCGTGCAAGGCGTGTGGCGAGTGCATGACGGGTTGCCGTCACAACTCCAAGAACACCCTGGTCAAGAATTACCTGTACCTGGCCGAGCGCGCCGGCGCGCGGGTGATGCCGCTGAGCACGGTGACGCGGATCCGTCCGCACGAGACCGACAGCGAGGGCTGCGTCGGGTACGACGTGACGATCAAGTACACCAAGGCCAAGCGGGCGACGGCCCGCTCGACGCGGACCCTGACCGCCGAGCACGTCATCGTCGCTGCTGCCTCCCTGGGCACCCAGCGGCTGCTGCACACGATGAAGGACGAGCACCACCTGCCGGCCATCTCGGACCGGCTCGGCTACCTCTCGCGCACCAACTCCGAGTCCATCCTCGGTGCGATCGCGCCGTCCACCTCGAAGGTCGACTACTCGCGCGGCGTCGCGATCACCTCGTCCTTCCACCCCGACGAGCACACCCACATCGAGCCGGTGCGCTACGGCAAGGGCAGCAACTTCATGTCGTTGATGCAGACCGTCCTCACCGACGACTCCGGGCCGGAGCCGCGCTGGCAGAAGTGGCTCAAGGAGATGTGGACGCAGCGTCGGAACATCAAGGAGCTCTACGATTTCAAGCACTGGTCCGAGCGCACCGTGATCGCGCTGGTCATGCAGACCGTGGACAACTCGATCACGACCTTCAACAAGAAGATCCCGGGGACGAACATCAGCTACCTGTCCTCGCGCCAGGGCCACGGCACCCCGAACCCGACCTGGATCCCGGTCGCGAACGAGGCCGTCACCAAGATGGCGGAGATCGTCGACGGCACTGCCGGCGGGTCGATCGGCGAGCCGTTCAACCGGCCTCTGACGGCGCACTTCATCGGCGGCTGCACGATCGGTGACTCGATCGAGACCGGCGTGATCGACCCGTACCAGCGGGTCTACGGCCACCCGAACCTGCACATCGCTGACGGGTCGGCGATCTCGGCGAACCTGGGTGTCAACCCGTCGCTGACGATCACCGCGCAGGCGGAGCGCGCCATGTCGTTCTGGCCCAACAAGGGTGAGGAGGACCCGCGTCCGGCGCTGGGCACGGCGTACGAGCGGATCGAGCCGGTGGCCCCGAACTCTCCGGTCGTGCCGGCTGGGGCGCCCGGTGCGCTGCACCTCCCGATCGTCGCGGTCAGCTGA
- a CDS encoding glycosyltransferase family 39 protein, which translates to MSVGHRSWKAVATMPTTWVFAVALLARTARCVVGGGLTAPYGYDPAVYYAAAAGLVNGRVPYRDFTLVHPPGIAVLEAPFAFLGRLTTDLTGYSAASVAIIVLASLNAVLVIRVARAMGLSERAAITGGLVYAVWTNAVAFEFVGYLEPVGNFFLLCGLLAFHRALQAETPRASRLWFLCGVALGAAVCIKLWWLVPIAAFLGWQLAAERHWAPTLRIALGAGAALVVVDLPFLLLSGHEMWDSIVLDQLARTRYRPDGLEVLGYLVVGDRSYDVSTSTLRATVVLGAALLAVLLWRAWRIRAARPLVLVLLVQLLQVWFQPVWFPFYTDFVSVALCLVVAAALAQRPTRSWLPAVAVVLVAVSTSLEVAGTEAEPVFPRKELTAAVADVRCLMTDGPMAQIQLNTLSRSFQNRCPDWMDPIGRRLRHRRLFPVAEPGSEAAWSRLYTAYLTSGDAVILTRPPEEMGLAPDFLAQLERGGVIAREGRYTVYRVGGR; encoded by the coding sequence GTGAGTGTCGGGCATCGCTCCTGGAAGGCCGTCGCGACCATGCCGACGACCTGGGTCTTCGCTGTCGCCCTCCTCGCTCGTACGGCGCGCTGCGTCGTCGGCGGCGGACTCACCGCTCCGTACGGGTACGACCCCGCGGTCTACTACGCGGCCGCCGCCGGCCTGGTCAACGGACGGGTCCCGTACCGCGACTTCACCCTGGTGCACCCGCCGGGCATCGCCGTTCTCGAGGCGCCGTTCGCGTTCCTCGGGCGTCTCACCACCGACCTGACGGGGTACTCCGCCGCGAGCGTGGCGATCATCGTGCTCGCCTCGCTGAACGCCGTCCTGGTGATCCGGGTCGCTCGCGCCATGGGCCTGAGCGAGCGCGCGGCGATCACCGGCGGCCTCGTCTACGCCGTCTGGACCAATGCGGTCGCGTTCGAGTTCGTGGGCTACCTGGAACCCGTCGGCAACTTCTTCCTGCTCTGCGGGCTGCTCGCCTTCCACCGCGCACTTCAGGCCGAAACGCCGCGCGCGAGCAGGCTGTGGTTCCTGTGCGGCGTCGCCCTGGGGGCGGCGGTCTGCATCAAGCTGTGGTGGCTGGTTCCGATCGCCGCCTTTCTCGGCTGGCAGCTGGCGGCAGAGCGACACTGGGCCCCTACCCTGCGGATCGCTCTCGGCGCTGGCGCCGCCCTGGTCGTGGTGGACCTGCCCTTCCTGCTGCTCTCCGGGCACGAAATGTGGGACTCGATCGTGCTCGACCAACTGGCCCGGACGCGCTACCGCCCGGACGGGCTCGAGGTGCTCGGCTACCTGGTCGTCGGGGACCGCTCGTACGACGTCTCGACATCCACCTTGCGTGCCACCGTCGTTCTCGGCGCGGCCCTCCTCGCCGTGCTCCTCTGGCGGGCCTGGCGGATCCGAGCAGCCCGTCCGCTGGTCCTGGTGCTGCTGGTCCAGCTGCTCCAGGTCTGGTTCCAACCGGTCTGGTTCCCCTTCTACACAGACTTCGTCAGCGTGGCGCTCTGCTTGGTGGTCGCGGCGGCGCTCGCGCAGCGACCGACCCGGAGCTGGCTGCCCGCGGTCGCTGTCGTCCTCGTGGCGGTCAGTACGTCGCTCGAGGTCGCCGGCACCGAGGCCGAGCCCGTGTTCCCGCGGAAGGAGCTGACGGCCGCCGTCGCCGACGTGCGCTGCCTGATGACCGACGGGCCGATGGCCCAGATCCAGCTCAACACGTTGAGCCGCAGCTTCCAGAACCGGTGCCCGGACTGGATGGACCCGATCGGACGTCGGCTGCGGCACCGACGCCTCTTCCCCGTCGCGGAGCCTGGTTCTGAAGCAGCGTGGTCCCGGCTCTACACGGCGTACCTGACCTCGGGGGACGCCGTGATACTGACCCGCCCGCCCGAGGAGATGGGACTGGCGCCCGACTTCCTGGCTCAGCTGGAGCGCGGCGGGGTCATCGCCCGGGAGGGCCGCTACACGGTCTACCGGGTCGGCGGTCGCTGA
- the guaA gene encoding glutamine-hydrolyzing GMP synthase has translation MTDHDLVLVVDFGAQYAQLIARRVREARVYSEIVPHSMSAADMLAKNPTAIILSGGPSSVYEDGAPRLDPSLVDGSVPVFGICYGFMAMAQALGGEVSHTGQREYGRTDVSVLEAGTLLAGLPETLVSWMSHGDEVTVAPEGFTVNARSPRATVAAFEHTERRIAGVQWHPEVLHSEHGQAILEHFLVNIAGCRQTWTSVNIVEEQIERIRAEVGDARVISALSGGVDSAVSTALVQRAVGDQLTAVFVDHGLLRQGEAEQVEKDYVDATGVDLKVVDAKDQFLGFLDGVTDPEEKRKIIGREFIRVFEAAEREVLATPGPPVKFLVQGTLYPDVVESGGGEGAANIKSHHNVGGLPEDLEFSLIEPLRTLFKDEVREVGRQLGIPEEIVGRHPFPGPGLAIRIVGAVSAERLEILREADAIVREETARAGLDKDIWQFPVVLLADVRSVGVQGDGRTYGHPIVLRPVSSEDAMTADWSRLPYEVLERISTRITNEVDEVNRVVLDITSKPPGTIEWE, from the coding sequence TTGACCGACCACGACCTCGTCCTTGTCGTCGACTTCGGGGCGCAGTACGCCCAGCTGATCGCGCGTCGCGTCCGGGAGGCCCGGGTCTACTCGGAGATCGTGCCGCACAGCATGTCGGCGGCCGACATGCTGGCGAAGAACCCGACCGCGATCATCCTGTCCGGCGGCCCCTCGTCGGTCTACGAGGACGGAGCCCCGCGGCTCGACCCGAGCCTGGTCGACGGTTCGGTCCCCGTGTTCGGCATCTGCTACGGCTTCATGGCGATGGCACAGGCGCTCGGTGGCGAGGTCTCGCACACCGGTCAGCGCGAGTACGGCCGGACCGACGTCTCCGTACTCGAGGCGGGCACGCTGCTGGCCGGGCTGCCCGAGACGCTGGTGTCCTGGATGTCGCACGGCGACGAGGTCACCGTTGCACCCGAGGGCTTCACCGTGAACGCGAGGTCGCCGCGCGCGACCGTCGCGGCGTTCGAGCACACCGAGCGTCGGATCGCCGGTGTCCAGTGGCACCCCGAGGTGCTGCACAGCGAGCACGGCCAGGCGATCCTGGAGCACTTCCTGGTCAACATCGCCGGCTGCCGCCAGACGTGGACCAGCGTCAACATCGTCGAGGAGCAGATCGAGCGGATCCGCGCCGAGGTCGGCGACGCGCGGGTCATCTCGGCCCTGTCCGGCGGTGTCGACTCCGCGGTCTCGACCGCACTCGTCCAGCGCGCCGTCGGCGACCAGCTCACCGCCGTCTTCGTCGACCACGGCTTGCTGCGCCAGGGTGAGGCCGAGCAGGTCGAGAAGGACTACGTCGACGCCACCGGGGTCGACCTCAAGGTCGTCGACGCGAAGGACCAGTTCCTCGGCTTCCTCGACGGGGTCACTGACCCCGAGGAGAAGCGCAAGATCATCGGCCGCGAGTTCATCCGGGTCTTCGAGGCCGCCGAGCGCGAGGTGCTCGCGACGCCGGGCCCGCCGGTCAAGTTCCTGGTGCAGGGCACGCTCTACCCGGACGTCGTCGAGTCCGGCGGTGGCGAGGGTGCGGCGAACATCAAGTCGCACCACAACGTCGGCGGCCTCCCCGAGGACCTCGAGTTCAGCCTGATCGAGCCGCTGCGGACGCTCTTCAAGGACGAGGTCCGCGAGGTCGGTCGTCAGCTCGGCATCCCCGAGGAGATCGTCGGTCGTCACCCGTTCCCAGGCCCCGGTCTGGCGATCCGGATCGTCGGCGCGGTCAGCGCCGAGCGGCTGGAGATCCTGCGCGAGGCCGACGCGATCGTGCGCGAGGAGACGGCTCGGGCGGGGCTCGACAAGGACATCTGGCAGTTCCCGGTCGTACTGCTTGCCGACGTCCGCTCGGTCGGCGTCCAGGGTGACGGCCGCACCTACGGGCACCCGATCGTGCTGCGCCCGGTCTCGTCGGAGGACGCCATGACCGCGGACTGGAGCCGGCTGCCGTACGAGGTGCTGGAGCGGATCTCGACGCGGATCACCAACGAGGTCGACGAGGTCAACCGGGTCGTGCTGGACATCACCAGCAAGCCGCCGGGAACCATCGAGTGGGAGTAG
- a CDS encoding helix-turn-helix transcriptional regulator, translating to MATLRAVPDPVSTSTEEPLWRDVLGEHLRSLRQERGETLQETATRAGISMQYLSEIERGTKDPSSEMISAVAGALGSGLGEVTEAVSRRLRTPSRTQATGQVLALAA from the coding sequence ATGGCCACCTTGCGCGCAGTTCCGGACCCCGTCTCGACGAGCACCGAGGAGCCGCTGTGGCGCGACGTGCTCGGGGAGCACCTGCGTTCGTTGCGGCAGGAGCGTGGCGAGACCCTGCAGGAGACGGCGACCCGTGCCGGCATCTCGATGCAGTACCTCTCCGAGATCGAGCGCGGGACGAAGGACCCCTCCAGCGAGATGATCTCCGCAGTTGCCGGTGCCCTCGGCTCCGGACTCGGCGAGGTCACCGAGGCCGTGTCCCGTCGCCTGCGTACGCCGTCGCGCACGCAGGCGACCGGTCAGGTCCTCGCGCTCGCCGCCTAG
- a CDS encoding ATP-dependent Clp protease proteolytic subunit — MSTYTIPSVITKNPRGERIMDVYSHLLSERIIYLGTGIDAGVANALVAQLLHLEADNPEADIQLYVNCEGGDPSAMLAVYDTMQFIRSDVATICVGQAVSVGAVLLAAGAPGKRSALPHTRVVLHQPAAQGRGAIPDLIIQADELVRVRADMEEILSRHTGQSIETLRADTDHDRVFTATSARDYGLIDDVLAPR, encoded by the coding sequence ATGAGCACGTACACCATCCCCAGCGTCATCACGAAGAACCCGCGCGGCGAGCGGATCATGGACGTCTACTCGCACCTGCTCTCCGAACGGATCATCTACCTCGGCACCGGCATCGACGCCGGCGTCGCCAACGCCCTGGTCGCCCAGCTGCTGCACCTCGAGGCCGACAACCCGGAGGCCGACATCCAGCTCTACGTGAACTGCGAGGGAGGCGACCCCAGCGCGATGCTCGCGGTCTACGACACGATGCAGTTCATCCGGTCCGACGTCGCCACGATCTGCGTCGGCCAGGCCGTCTCCGTCGGCGCGGTGCTCCTCGCGGCCGGCGCCCCCGGGAAGCGGTCAGCGCTCCCGCACACCCGCGTCGTGCTGCACCAGCCTGCGGCGCAGGGCCGTGGTGCGATCCCGGACCTCATCATCCAGGCCGACGAGCTGGTCCGCGTGCGCGCGGACATGGAGGAGATCCTGTCGCGGCACACCGGTCAGTCGATCGAGACCCTGCGCGCCGACACCGACCACGACCGCGTGTTCACCGCGACGAGTGCGCGGGACTACGGGTTGATCGACGACGTGCTCGCGCCGCGCTGA